The following proteins are encoded in a genomic region of Methylobacterium tardum:
- a CDS encoding DMT family transporter has translation MWYLYGFALLAGVANAIEPGQNATLAKVTGQPMLAGVFCFALAIVCFLGVIIVVRLRGQSPTDAATRVPWWAWPGGILGAAVVLAQLYISEQVGAAPFLCCVITAGVIGSIALDHYGLIGFERHCASRWRILGGVLMVAGVALVAVF, from the coding sequence ATGTGGTATCTCTACGGCTTCGCCCTGCTGGCGGGCGTCGCCAACGCCATCGAGCCCGGCCAGAACGCCACGCTGGCCAAGGTCACGGGGCAGCCGATGCTGGCGGGGGTCTTCTGCTTCGCCCTGGCGATCGTCTGCTTCCTCGGCGTCATCATCGTCGTCCGGCTCCGCGGCCAGAGCCCGACCGACGCGGCCACGCGCGTTCCGTGGTGGGCTTGGCCCGGCGGCATCCTCGGGGCCGCGGTCGTGCTCGCGCAGCTCTACATCTCGGAGCAGGTCGGCGCCGCGCCGTTCCTGTGCTGCGTGATCACGGCGGGCGTGATCGGCTCGATCGCCCTCGACCATTACGGCCTCATCGGCTTCGAGCGCCATTGCGCCAGCCGCTGGCGCATTCTCGGAGGCGTCCTGATGGTCGCGGGCGTCGCCCTCGTGGCGGTGTTCTGA
- a CDS encoding DMT family transporter encodes MIFLYGFALLAGIATAIEPGQNAGLAKSLARPLLAGVVSLVVSILTIGAAMLVTGQYGVPGMDRLAQVPWWAWLGGLMSAGLTMAQLYISKRIGAATFLGLIVTAGVVTSILLDHFGLVGFKVHEAGLWRILGGALMIGGVALVARF; translated from the coding sequence ATGATCTTCCTCTACGGCTTCGCCCTGCTGGCGGGCATCGCCACCGCAATCGAACCGGGCCAGAACGCGGGCCTCGCCAAGTCCCTGGCGCGGCCGCTCCTGGCCGGCGTGGTCAGCCTCGTCGTCAGCATCCTCACCATCGGGGCAGCCATGCTGGTGACGGGGCAATACGGCGTGCCGGGGATGGACCGCCTCGCGCAGGTGCCCTGGTGGGCGTGGCTCGGCGGCCTGATGAGCGCGGGCCTGACGATGGCGCAGCTCTACATCTCCAAACGGATCGGCGCCGCCACCTTCCTCGGGCTGATCGTCACGGCGGGCGTGGTCACCTCGATCCTGCTCGACCATTTCGGACTGGTCGGCTTCAAGGTCCACGAAGCGGGCCTTTGGCGGATCCTGGGCGGCGCCTTGATGATCGGAGGCGTCGCGCTGGTCGCCCGGTTCTGA
- a CDS encoding SDR family oxidoreductase produces the protein MADLSGKTVLVTAAAQGIGRASALAFARAGARVHATDINADALAALQADGLQTAILDVLDAGAVTALVERIGAVDVLFNCAGIVHAGSILEMPDADLDFAIDLNVKAMIRTIRAVLPGMLERRDGAIVNMASVASSVKGVPNRFAYGLTKAAVVGLTKSVAADYVGHNIRCNAICPGTVESPSLQERIRQQGDYEQTRAAFVARQPIGRLGTPEEIADLAVYLAGATYTTGQAVVIDGGWTI, from the coding sequence ATGGCAGATCTCTCCGGAAAGACCGTCCTGGTCACGGCCGCGGCGCAGGGGATCGGGCGCGCCAGCGCGCTCGCCTTCGCGCGGGCCGGCGCGCGGGTCCACGCCACCGACATCAACGCGGACGCGCTCGCCGCCCTGCAGGCCGACGGCCTTCAGACCGCGATCCTCGACGTGCTCGACGCGGGCGCCGTCACCGCCCTGGTCGAGCGGATCGGCGCGGTCGATGTCCTGTTCAACTGCGCCGGAATCGTCCATGCCGGCAGCATCCTGGAGATGCCTGACGCCGACCTCGACTTCGCTATCGACCTCAACGTCAAGGCGATGATCCGCACGATTCGCGCCGTGCTGCCGGGCATGCTGGAGCGCCGCGACGGCGCCATCGTCAACATGGCCTCGGTCGCCTCCTCGGTGAAGGGCGTCCCGAACCGCTTCGCCTACGGGCTGACCAAGGCTGCGGTTGTCGGCCTGACCAAGTCCGTCGCCGCCGATTACGTCGGCCACAACATCCGCTGCAACGCGATCTGCCCCGGCACGGTGGAGAGCCCGTCGCTGCAGGAGCGGATCCGCCAGCAGGGCGATTACGAGCAGACCCGCGCGGCCTTCGTCGCGCGCCAGCCGATCGGGCGGCTCGGCACGCCGGAGGAGATCGCCGATCTCGCCGTCTATCTCGCGGGCGCGACCTACACGACTGGGCAGGCGGTCGTCATCGACGGCGGCTGGACGATCTGA
- a CDS encoding DUF305 domain-containing protein: MSGIVRRLWSSQAGINWRAAALLGLFSSTFSTLVSQFTATRIGRDAVVDWMVVAAIPMRDAALQVEPSWPVILTGILFHQWADFSWALVFFGLFARWTAGLRPWTILLIAPVWALFTSASEWLFLVPLLPFWQPIFPLEQPYWIGFLVHLTSASLYPLFPYLRDTVAGRRPSAHGRFAAVWSGGAILGVFALGTLALLGWQGREIPWTGHDPAYDQDYMRRMMAHHAQGIALAKLGAERAQDSHLRSLARLIAAAQTGENTVFDQWWRSWFGDASQICALAERDSMPGMLDPGQIEALRGLDGPAFDARFVALMTFHHAGAIAMADDAMRQADDLRLRIMAQGIRHEQRGEIALMHGLEGLAAVQMALGDLVLPAGRAAPEQAAGQRPSP, encoded by the coding sequence GTGAGCGGCATCGTGAGGCGTCTCTGGTCGAGCCAGGCCGGGATCAACTGGCGCGCCGCGGCCCTGCTCGGCCTGTTCAGCAGCACGTTCTCGACCCTGGTCAGCCAGTTCACCGCCACCCGCATCGGGCGCGACGCCGTGGTCGACTGGATGGTGGTCGCCGCCATCCCGATGCGCGACGCGGCCCTCCAGGTTGAGCCGTCCTGGCCGGTGATCCTCACCGGCATCCTGTTCCACCAATGGGCGGACTTCTCCTGGGCCTTGGTGTTCTTCGGCCTGTTCGCGCGCTGGACCGCCGGCCTCCGGCCCTGGACGATCCTGCTGATCGCGCCGGTCTGGGCCCTCTTCACCTCCGCGTCGGAATGGCTCTTCCTGGTGCCGCTCCTGCCGTTCTGGCAGCCGATCTTCCCGCTGGAGCAGCCCTACTGGATCGGCTTCCTGGTCCACCTCACCTCGGCCTCGCTCTATCCGCTGTTCCCGTATCTGCGGGACACGGTGGCGGGGCGGCGCCCCTCGGCGCACGGCCGGTTCGCGGCCGTCTGGAGCGGCGGGGCCATCCTCGGCGTGTTTGCCCTCGGCACACTGGCGCTCCTCGGCTGGCAGGGCCGCGAGATCCCCTGGACCGGGCACGATCCGGCTTACGACCAAGACTACATGCGGCGCATGATGGCCCACCACGCGCAGGGGATCGCGCTCGCGAAGCTCGGGGCCGAGCGCGCCCAGGACAGTCATCTCCGGTCGCTCGCCCGCCTGATCGCGGCCGCGCAGACCGGCGAGAACACGGTCTTCGACCAATGGTGGCGCAGCTGGTTCGGCGACGCGTCCCAGATCTGCGCGCTGGCCGAGCGGGATTCCATGCCGGGCATGCTGGATCCCGGCCAGATCGAGGCGCTCCGCGGCTTGGACGGCCCGGCCTTCGACGCGCGGTTCGTGGCGCTCATGACGTTCCACCATGCCGGCGCGATCGCCATGGCCGATGACGCGATGCGCCAGGCGGACGACCTCCGCCTGCGGATCATGGCGCAGGGCATCCGCCACGAGCAGCGCGGCGAGATCGCCCTGATGCACGGGCTCGAAGGCCTGGCTGCGGTACAGATGGCTCTGGGCGACCTCGTCCTCCCGGCCGGCCGTGCAGCGCCCGAGCAGGCGGCCGGACAGCGCCCGTCTCCCTAG
- the egtD gene encoding L-histidine N(alpha)-methyltransferase has translation MNDEFLRDALVGLTAGPKTLPGKFLWDETGSDLFDRICHNADYYPTAQETALLPQVAADVARAVAPGVTVVEFGSGASRKIRTLLDALDSPSGYVAIDISGAYLEAAIRRLAPDYPGITMVPVCADYSKPVQLPVSAGPGGILGFYPGTSIGNFDPRDAGLFLERARATLGPSLFLVGADGTTDPARLERAYGGADGLMAAFHRNILTRLNRECGADFDIDNFRHEVRLLPEPFRVEAHLVAIRPAIYRLGDRSIAFAASESIRTDTSHKYTADAFQALARASGWQPRALWQADGGSFNLHLLQAEA, from the coding sequence ATGAACGACGAATTTCTCCGGGATGCCCTCGTGGGCCTGACGGCCGGGCCGAAGACGCTGCCGGGGAAGTTCCTCTGGGACGAGACCGGCTCCGACCTGTTCGACCGGATCTGCCACAACGCCGACTACTACCCGACCGCGCAGGAGACGGCGCTCCTGCCCCAGGTCGCGGCCGACGTGGCGCGCGCGGTGGCGCCGGGCGTGACGGTGGTCGAGTTCGGCAGCGGCGCGAGCCGCAAGATCCGCACGCTCCTCGACGCCCTGGACAGCCCGTCCGGCTACGTGGCCATCGACATCTCGGGCGCGTATCTCGAAGCGGCGATCCGGCGGCTGGCGCCGGATTACCCGGGCATCACCATGGTGCCGGTCTGCGCCGACTACTCGAAGCCGGTGCAGCTCCCGGTCTCGGCGGGGCCGGGCGGGATCCTCGGCTTCTACCCGGGGACGAGCATCGGCAACTTCGACCCGCGCGACGCCGGTCTGTTCCTGGAACGGGCGCGCGCGACACTGGGCCCGAGCCTGTTCCTGGTCGGTGCCGACGGCACGACCGATCCCGCGCGCCTGGAGCGCGCCTATGGCGGCGCCGACGGGCTGATGGCCGCCTTCCACCGCAACATCCTGACCCGGCTCAACCGCGAGTGCGGTGCCGATTTCGACATCGACAATTTCCGGCACGAGGTCCGGCTCCTGCCCGAGCCGTTTCGCGTGGAGGCGCATCTGGTGGCGATCCGGCCGGCCATCTACCGGCTGGGCGACCGGAGCATCGCGTTCGCCGCCTCCGAGAGCATCCGGACGGATACGTCGCACAAGTACACGGCGGACGCGTTCCAGGCCCTGGCGCGAGCGAGCGGGTGGCAGCCCCGCGCGCTCTGGCAGGCGGACGGTGGCAGCTTCAACCTGCACCTGCTGCAGGCGGAGGCCTGA
- a CDS encoding methyltransferase has protein sequence MTQSEPFPQNEEAVLALARAVRDTGYTFTTVTPATHAHVNARPRNAEAKSLRDVFGWSRPFRADLLPEPILRLMREAGAVVEDGPLLRPTIRFSSLDGELFAHSSYPPSAADAVFFGPDTMRFAGAVIAHLEGRSGPVRRAVDLGCGSGAAGICVAKRAPGAEVVLVDINPAAMRAARVNARLAGTDGVDVRHSDMLRDVEGQFDLIVSNPPFMIDTAARAYRHGGGPLGAGLSLAVAEQAVERLAPGGSLVLFTGAAIVEGEDPFRDAVEALCGRAGLDWSYREFDPDEYGEELANAVYDEVERLALVILTVTRR, from the coding sequence ATGACGCAATCCGAACCGTTTCCCCAGAACGAGGAAGCTGTGCTGGCTCTGGCGCGCGCCGTGCGCGACACCGGCTACACCTTCACGACGGTGACCCCCGCGACCCACGCCCACGTCAACGCCCGGCCGCGCAATGCCGAGGCGAAGAGCCTGCGCGACGTGTTCGGCTGGAGCCGTCCGTTCCGCGCCGACCTGCTGCCCGAGCCGATCCTGCGGCTGATGCGGGAGGCCGGCGCCGTGGTCGAGGACGGCCCGCTCCTGCGGCCCACGATCCGGTTCTCCAGCCTCGACGGCGAGCTGTTCGCCCATTCCTCGTACCCGCCCAGCGCCGCCGACGCGGTGTTCTTTGGGCCCGACACGATGCGCTTCGCCGGCGCGGTGATCGCCCATCTCGAGGGTCGTTCGGGGCCGGTGCGCCGCGCGGTCGATCTCGGCTGCGGCTCTGGGGCCGCCGGAATCTGCGTCGCCAAGCGCGCGCCGGGCGCCGAGGTCGTGCTGGTCGACATCAACCCGGCCGCCATGCGGGCGGCGCGCGTCAACGCCCGGCTTGCCGGCACGGACGGCGTCGACGTCCGCCACAGCGACATGCTCCGCGACGTCGAGGGGCAGTTCGACCTGATCGTGTCGAACCCGCCCTTCATGATCGACACCGCGGCGCGCGCGTACCGGCATGGCGGCGGTCCGCTCGGCGCTGGGCTGTCGCTCGCGGTGGCCGAGCAGGCGGTCGAGCGGCTGGCCCCCGGCGGCAGCCTCGTCCTGTTCACCGGTGCGGCGATCGTCGAGGGCGAGGATCCGTTCCGCGACGCCGTTGAGGCGCTGTGCGGCCGCGCTGGCCTCGACTGGAGCTATCGCGAGTTCGACCCGGACGAGTATGGTGAGGAACTGGCGAATGCCGTCTACGACGAGGTCGAGCGGCTCGCGCTGGTCATCCTTACGGTCACGCGCCGGTGA
- the gntA gene encoding guanitoxin biosynthesis heme-dependent pre-guanitoxin N-hydroxylase GntA: MQLPTNDDHHPVAERFRDFIQHVPFPCVGAKSALSRGQMKIVVARDITSGWDDTRIYPALLAFICRYRAQPNLFQSFVVLFEGPRTLSEEAFEAALWERVQSLSDKDQCLGQGYDPRVASDPEDPHFSLSLGGEGFFLVGLHPGASRRARRFETPALVFNLHDQFERLRAEGRYERLRASIVDRDAAWTGSVNPMLAHHGERSAARQFSGRAVPDDWACPFRRGAAAAPWDAQQVAEDLSNGAFVARQMDS; the protein is encoded by the coding sequence ATGCAGCTTCCGACGAATGACGACCATCATCCGGTTGCCGAGCGCTTCCGGGACTTCATCCAGCATGTGCCGTTCCCCTGCGTGGGTGCCAAATCCGCCCTCTCGCGGGGCCAGATGAAGATCGTGGTCGCCCGCGACATCACGTCCGGCTGGGACGACACCCGCATCTATCCGGCGCTCCTGGCCTTCATCTGCCGCTACCGCGCGCAGCCGAACCTGTTCCAGAGCTTCGTGGTGCTGTTCGAGGGCCCCCGAACCCTCTCGGAGGAGGCGTTCGAGGCGGCGCTCTGGGAGCGGGTGCAGTCGCTCTCCGACAAGGACCAGTGCCTCGGCCAGGGCTACGACCCGCGGGTCGCCTCGGACCCGGAGGATCCGCATTTCTCGCTGAGCCTGGGCGGCGAGGGCTTCTTCCTGGTCGGGCTGCATCCGGGGGCGAGCCGGCGCGCCCGGCGCTTCGAGACGCCGGCCCTCGTGTTCAACCTCCACGACCAGTTCGAGCGCCTGCGTGCGGAGGGGCGCTACGAGCGCCTGCGCGCCTCGATTGTCGATCGCGACGCCGCCTGGACCGGCTCGGTCAACCCCATGCTCGCCCATCACGGCGAGCGCTCGGCGGCCCGGCAGTTCAGCGGGCGCGCGGTCCCCGACGACTGGGCCTGCCCGTTCCGGCGCGGGGCCGCCGCGGCCCCCTGGGACGCGCAGCAGGTGGCCGAGGATCTCTCGAACGGCGCCTTCGTGGCGCGCCAGATGGACAGCTGA
- a CDS encoding YgjV family protein codes for MNAVDVLYSWYASAAAHLDLFGSLGLSLGFIAGIMPRRDRILLASAACAACFGAHYLTLGALTGTAMCAISVMQSLVSLRCVGMPGRSGWVPPLFAASTLVAACLTVATWNGWPSACAAVGTLLATAARLNAAPQPMRLLFLGASLCWGGHNLLVGSVFGLTCDVLTIFGLVIALLRAVQTRAIEPDGLRA; via the coding sequence ATGAACGCCGTCGATGTTCTGTATTCCTGGTACGCTTCGGCCGCAGCGCACCTCGATCTGTTCGGATCACTCGGTCTATCCCTCGGCTTCATCGCTGGCATCATGCCGCGCCGGGATCGAATCCTCCTGGCGTCGGCGGCCTGTGCCGCCTGCTTCGGCGCCCATTACTTGACGCTCGGCGCGCTGACCGGCACGGCGATGTGCGCCATCTCGGTGATGCAGAGCCTCGTCTCCCTGCGGTGCGTGGGCATGCCGGGCCGGAGTGGCTGGGTCCCGCCGCTCTTCGCGGCGAGCACCCTCGTGGCGGCCTGCCTGACGGTGGCCACGTGGAACGGCTGGCCGTCGGCCTGCGCGGCCGTCGGCACGCTGCTCGCGACGGCCGCGCGGCTCAACGCGGCGCCGCAGCCCATGCGCCTCCTTTTCCTCGGTGCCTCGCTGTGCTGGGGCGGCCACAACCTGCTGGTCGGCTCGGTCTTCGGCCTGACCTGCGACGTGCTGACGATCTTCGGTCTCGTGATCGCGCTGCTGCGCGCCGTCCAGACCCGCGCGATCGAGCCGGACGGCCTGCGGGCGTAG